In Clupea harengus chromosome 23, Ch_v2.0.2, whole genome shotgun sequence, the sequence taacgtttatttaccgctagcgattacacgacacaagggtaattcaatcgctattaatgttgaacttgaacttcaacaacgtcacacaatattaaaagtcaggcatcggcatggttcctacagaataaatcaaaggtccttgtccatttctgctgaaaagctttatccaaccagagaccgggttaaagtgacgacatccggttttaatacactttccctgatcatacagttttcctaccgacagcatCCATCAAAATGTACCATGATTGGATCAGCTCACACCCGGCGGAGCTAGTTTACAAATCGAACTTTCCAAACCCAAGCAGGAAGAATCATAATACATTTCCACCCAGGTTTTCCCCTTCGTTATCCACTTCAGAGAAAACATATCCAGTTCCAGCACCTTTGCCAACATGTCACCGATAGCCATTGCAGCTGGATTTCCACTGATGTAACTTTATCACCTATCACACTCCCCACAGCGCTCTGGTAGGCCCGGTATAAATACATGTAGCCAAGCTCTTGTCAACAGAGGGTTTCTAGGCTATATTCCAGTAACACTCAGATGGCAAAATAGTTTGGCAGCATCGGTCTAGTCAGTGTCAGCAAAGGGTGCTATCCCTACggtcagattgtgtgtgtgtgtgtgatttgagtaGCATTTCACTCTAATTGTTCTGTTCCAGTAATCTATAACTGCTATCCAGCCTGTTAGGATGCCACCAGTGGTTTAATCTCCAAACTCCTCCTGAGGGTGTGACTCAAAGGATGAAAATCTTTGTCTAAAAGTAAATGGATGTGTGGACGTTGATGGTGGGTCTTGGAGGGAAAGCTGCTATCGAGAGAGTCGAGCTTTAAGGCGTTCACTTCAGCCAGTTACTATTGGTTATTGTAGTGCCAAGAAGTTTGTTtcccacacgcatgcacatgtgGCCAAACAGTATTAGGTTTTGGTTTTGAGAAAATGATGATTAAGATGGcggttatttttttatttccttggCTGAAGTAACTTGCATGGCATTGGTcgctgaaatgaatgggagtagTAATCAGTCACTCTCTCCGTCTATCTAATACCTCCATGCCCAAGTCATGTCCTGCCCTGTGAGACTAGGATACCACCTTGAGGGAAGTGGGGGGCAAAGCAACCCTTTACACCGCATTAGGGCAGCACACCCAGTTCAGTTGTGATGAAACCTAGTATGTTTAGATGGAAGTGAATGCAGCTCTTAGTCTAATTGGACCTGTCTTTCAGACTTCAGCCCTGAAAAGTGGTGCCAGGACTACTTCCTGTGTTACGAAGCGTTGCAGACTGCTGGTGCCATCCGATCTGAACTGATGGACATCCTCAGAAGGCTCGAGTTGCCCATCTCTGAACCGGCATTTGGAACAAAAACCAACACCCTCAACGTCAAGAGAGCTCTGCTGGCTGGATTCTTCATGCAGGTATGCACACACCAAGACTGTCCAAATCTATCAAAAATCATTACCTGCTTGCCTCGTCATGTGCTAGTGTCTTATTATACAGTCAACCAGATTATCATTACAttttcaacacatttttttttctgtattcacCACTTTCTAGCATGGCCCACCAGAATACTAAATTGCTGAATTCCTATCCCTTCAGATTGCCAGAGATGTAGATGGCTCAGGGACTTACTTTATGCTCTCCAACAAGCACGTGGCTCAAGTACATCCATTGTCCAGCTATGGAGCTAAAGCACACAAACTGGGTCTGCCAGAGTGGCTGTTCTTCCATGAGTATACGCTGTCCGAGAACAACTGCATCCGCACTGTGTCTCAAATCTCTCCCGAAGTGTAAGTCAACACGCTCTGATCAACTGAGCTCTGTTCTACTTAGTTATGACTTAAggaaacacacgtgtgtgcaggtgtgtgcttCTGCAGGGAGGCTGCAAACACTGAATACTCGTCATGGAAACAAAACAGATCATGTCCTGTATCCTATGACAAAAATGGAAACACATTTTGTGTAACAATTAAGTCTGCGTTATTTTGGCTATGTGACCTGCTGGCCTACATTACAGTGGGAGATTAGAATTGACAGCATGgaagggatgtttttttttccaaattaaGGGATTGCTTGAGGTGGAGGAGACATACCCATATTAAATTTACATGAACTAATCTGAACACGGGTAATTATGAATTACTATGAAATATGGTTTCAGTGAAATGGGCTGAGTTTGATTTTGTTGTTCTTCCGTAGATTTATTCAGATGGCACCCCAGTATTTCTTCTACAATCTGCCTTCAAGTGAGAGCAAGGACATACTGCAGCACATCATGGATCATGAAGGCTCAGGCAACTGCAAGAACAAGAAACAGACCTCACAGGCCATCACCAGTGCAACACAGACTGACTGCCCAGAGCCTCAGTCTTATGACAGATGTGTGATACAGTAAAACTATTCATACTGCAGTCAGAATTGAAGACCAGTTGCCAAAATGAACTATGGAGCACATAAGTGAACATTTGTCCTTGTGTcgagatgtttaatgttgtcATTTAGGACATGTTGCAGATGAAAAAACATGGATTCAGGGAAGGAATATATATagcattttaatatgcaaattcTGAACGGTTTTTGGAACATAAATGTACATACATTTTGGACTTCTAAGTGTATAGAAAGTGTTCGGGAGAGGCTATTTTCAGCTATTCTGGGACTAGTATTTACACATTACAGGTCAATAAATTATTGCACTGATGGAAGTGTGGACAAATGTTTAACTAAAAGGTCCTGGGTTTGTGGAAGTGTAAGTGATTATTAAATATTTCAGGAAAGTGACAATATGAAACTACTGAAGACCACTAGTTATTGGATGACCAGATTAGAACAAACAACATAACACACTCCGATGCAATATTACTTTttagggagaagagaaaaaccATTCAAAACACTGAGAAATTGTGGGTCACACTTTAGAAGGTCCAGAGATTTTTATGAAAATGTAGTGATACAACATATGACAATTCAAATAGTGAGGTACTGCTTGAGTTTGTCCATAATAACTCCCATTCTGTCCATGGGAATTAACATGACGGTTCGATAAGGCTTCATTGGCACGTCATCAAAGGACCATCTCCCACTCAGGCACGAGTCTGTCTCATCCTGGACGGAGTACTGGAACTTCATGGTCGCTTGCTGAAAAAGGATTTAAAAAGACGTTTGGTCAAATGTGACATACACATCATAATTCATGAGGTAAGGTCAGAAAATGACACCACTTAGACATTCTGATCAGATTCAGCACTGGTACATaaacagcctcacagggtcttGAACTGCTCATTATTAATGTACCTCATGGAAAAATTCCTCTTCTGCATTCACAAACAGCATTTCCTCCTTTGGGGTTCCTCGGTTGGGAATGGTCTTCTGAACCTCCTTGCAGGTCTTGCTGATCATCAGAAAGTAATGGCATTTCCCACTGGGCTTGTTGGTCCTCTGTGCATCTAAAATCTCCTCTCTGTTAGAAAGACAACATTATCAGATTACTTGTCAGTAAATACATTACAGGGATGTATAATGATTGTGATTGTTGAGCTTGTTAATTGCATGTTCTGTCCATCTATTCTGGTCTCTGAGTACAAGGTCTGTTTTTCCCCTATTTTGTAGTTTGAACTAAAATTGATGTGAGGTTTGTGGTctagcaggagaggctgaaagCTAACCAAAGCCTTCATGACCAAAGATAACTTAAGTACCAAACAAATAGAGGAAATACACAAttgagcagcacagcagcaatTTTAGCTGGCTATTGAACGTTAAAACATTGAACCATGACAACTATTTTATGGAAGCAGAGACAGGTATACTTGAATGTTCTAAAAATGTCTCAGTGAATTGATGTGTTTAAGTCAGACATTACACTCTTCAAAACAGCACCCTTAACATACTTCACATTTTCAGCTGAGCAAGCCATCTTGCTGAGCTACATAGTCTGATTATGACTTGGCAGGAGATTAATTTCAAACAGAATTTGGATTTGGTGTCCAGCTGTACATCTGTGGAGGGAATAATCATATCTGGGCCACAGGGCTGGATGAAGACTTTACAGGATCAGGCGATACCATTATAGCCGCCTGCTCAACACAATACACTCTCCCTGCTTAAAATAACTTTGTTAATAATAACCTTGGCCCAGCTGTAGCCTGTCTGCATCCCTTCCAAAAAACACCATTACATTACAATAAACTGGAATGAGCTCAAATGTTCAGAACATTTGATGATGTGTACTGATGTCTCCCTTCAATTTCTTAGTTACAATTTCATTGCATCTATTTCATTGCATCTATTTAATGGAATCTATTAATATGGTTCTACTTCAGTATAACCACCCTTTAACAGACCAGAAAATGGACAGTGGAGTGGAGAAAGGACTCACTGGAGCTGCGTATGGAGGGGCAGAGCAATCTGTGGGGGCACATTAATGAAGCGCTCGCTCAGCAGCAGCCCCACAGGTTTGGCCGTGTCGTTCAGGTACTTCTCCAGCTGCTCAGTGACAGTGGGGGGACAGGCCTTCTCACAATGGGCCAGAATCAGCTCCTTAATCTgttccacacactccacaccctgCATGACCCAGGACAAAACAAAGAAATTGCATTCTGGTCTTTTATCCATATTCAGACTTGATATAAACACATACGGCAAGCACAATCGGTAATTATCTGAGTCTTATCCAAACCTTGACCAAGTCCCGCTTTTATCACTTAGACACTTTGCATCGTATTGAACATAATGAACACAACTGATTTTGctcacctttctctctgtcaggttTATCATACTGATGAAGCCAAAAACTTCATTTGGATCACTATCATCTTCATCACTGTCTTCAGGCACCTCTGCTTGCTGGATGGAGCAAGACATGAACACAAATCAGTCATGATCATGTAATAAAAATGTGTTGCAAGTGCTATGACTCCATTCATTGCTCTTACCCGAATGACGCTTCCGATATGATTCTGCTGGATCATGAGGTCAGTGAGCTCGGATGTATTAACGTGAGCCTTCAAAAACAACTGGGGAGGGGGCACATGTAAGTCATTATCCTTCTGAAGTCCAAGTACAGTCTGTACATCTCTGGGTTAATATACTACAACTAAGAGGTTATTCAGACTTGAACACTGATATCAGGAAATTGAGAAAATTGGTATAGTTCATTTCGAAAACTTCTCTCAAGTTAAAGCAAGCAGCTTCAAGACACGAGTCAAAACAGAGTGACGTATGTTAGCTTACCTGCTGCAGCAGCTTCTTCATCCCGTTGAAGTCATTAACTGATATGGTGTGTGCCTCAAAATCAACCACAACCTCCTGAAATTGACATTAATTCACAACATAGTTAAAGTTTCAGTACTGCTCAGCAAGCATAAAACTAAAAGCTTCGTTTCGCTGACAAATGTTATCTGCACAATTACACGCTTTCCGATGCAACTACGACTTACACTAAAACGCTTAAACCTACTGTTTAAATGAGCAAAGTAGGGTAACTTGTGATTATCTTCCATTCTGAAATGAATTATGTGTAGCCTACCACTTACTCGTGGCATGCGTAATGCTACCTAGCTTGCTAGCGAATGTTAGCGGTGTTAACTTTAGCTGTCGAGAGCCATCGCGCCCTACCTCGTTGATTTCTTCATCTGACTCCTCACTCGTCACCTCTTCATCGTCGTCTAATCTCTCATCTGAGCTGTCGTCTTCATCTTCATTCGGGTTTTTTCCCATACCAACAGCTCGCCTTTTAGCAAATGAAGCCATGCTGCACTCAATCTGTAGCAAAGCACACCAACAACTCCACGCCGTGAAACTGGGGAAAGGTCATAGGTTAAAGGCTTCTACATGCCAGCAGCAGTGCGAATCTGTTGCTCtttgtcagccattttggctcGGGTTGGACAATCATGACCAATATAACGAGTACAGCTATTTAGAGCCCTCATGTCGGCACTTTCCTCAGAGCTCCACTGTGAAGATGGCTGCAAATCGGAATACACCATTCATACACGGGGATGAGACGAGAGTGATTTTATATAATATCAGGATAAAATTACCGATATATCtttcaaatatatatttgaatataaTTTGACACTGTACTTGTATATTGAGAGGACAAATGAGTTATCATTTGAGATGTCTCAATTCTGAAGACATGTAATGTTTGCAAACTTCACCTTAGATAAAGTCACTTCTACTCAACCGCTTCCTGTAGTGAACATGCGAGGAAATCGAAGGGACAAGAAAATATCCAGTATGTATTGTGTTTCCGATTAAATAATTATGTTACACAGAAAATAGAACAGAAGATCCTTTGCGGTACCAGTACATACGGAGGCAGATGAAGAGCTCAAAAGGACTGAGAGTCATGCGCATAGGTACAATTTATGACAACTACCATGCCTCTTATAATAGCAGTGATGTAAACAGCCCACTCCTGACAAAAGTTTTATCTCAGTGGCCCTATAAGTACGCATTGTAGACGCATTCTGTCATCTGCCGTTAAGCATTACGTGCAAGCGCAAATGCTTGCGCCTGCCTACGGTCTGTTTTGTTATCAGGAGGACACTGTATTGGGCGTCAACTGATTAATCATGGCAGGTTTCTGACTGTCTGTTGCATGTCATT encodes:
- the LOC105903322 gene encoding protein BCCIP homolog, producing the protein MASFAKRRAVGMGKNPNEDEDDSSDERLDDDEEVTSEESDEEINEEVVVDFEAHTISVNDFNGMKKLLQQLFLKAHVNTSELTDLMIQQNHIGSVIRQAEVPEDSDEDDSDPNEVFGFISMINLTERKGVECVEQIKELILAHCEKACPPTVTEQLEKYLNDTAKPVGLLLSERFINVPPQIALPLHTQLQEEILDAQRTNKPSGKCHYFLMISKTCKEVQKTIPNRGTPKEEMLFVNAEEEFFHEQATMKFQYSVQDETDSCLSGRWSFDDVPMKPYRTVMLIPMDRMGVIMDKLKQYLTI